Proteins encoded by one window of Mustela erminea isolate mMusErm1 chromosome 5, mMusErm1.Pri, whole genome shotgun sequence:
- the LOC116589833 gene encoding 60S ribosomal protein L39-like — LSISSHKTFRIKRFLAKKQKQNRPIPQWIRMKTGNKIRYNSKRRHWRRTNLGL; from the coding sequence TTGAGCATATCTTCTCACAAGACTTTCAGGATTAAGCGATTCCtggccaagaaacaaaagcagaatcgtCCCATTCCCCAGTGGATTCGGATGAAAACTGGTAATAAAATCAGGTACAACTCCAAGAGGAGGCACTGGAGGAGAACCAACCTGGGTCTCTAA